GATGGATCACAGTTGTTTCCGGTAAAAGAGCTATTGCCTCAGCCACAAGATCAGTATATTCCTCCATTGACATTATATGGAATCTTCCTTCACCGCGCTCTTTATCCTCAAGATACTGCTGATACATTACTGTCCCTTTCAGTATCTGAAGGTTCTGAATCTTGATCCCGTCAAGCTCCGGCCTGAGATCAGCCAGAAACCGCACTGATTCCAGCATGTCCTCACGGTTCTCTCCCGGAAGCCCCATTATCAGATGAACAATCACAGATAATCCGGCTTCTTTAAGGCGTCGGTATGCATCTATAAAGCATTCGAGATCATATCCTCTGTTAAAAGCCCTTGCTGTATCGTCATGGATAGTCTGAAGTCCCAGTTCCACCCACACTGGTTTGATATTATTAAGCTCTTTTAACATGGCCACTATATCAGGGCCAACACAGTCCGGTCTTGTCCCGATTGACAGTATGACCACTTCATCCCGCGATATAGCAGCAGTATAGAGTTTTCGCAGAAACTCCGAATCCCCATAGGTATTGGTAAAAGACTGAAAATAGGCTATAAACTTTCTGGCATCGCTCTTTTTCATGACCTTGGATTTGGCTTCACTTATCTGCTTATCAAGTATCGTAATAATGTCTTCATCACTAAGATCAGAAGTCCTTCTAAATCCATTACCGGCTCCCGCGGCAAACTCGCCGGATCCGCCTTCAGAGCAAAATGTGCAGCCCCCTGTTCCAACTGTTCCATCCCTGTTAGGGCATCCGCAGCCTGAAGACAGGGATAATCTGTACACTTTTTCGCCATATGTATTCTTAAGATATGTTGATAACTTAATTGCCATAAAAACTATTTCTTCTAATCAAAATTTAAATGAAAATTCGCTACCTACGCTTGCCTTTCTTGTCTTTTCCATAAAAAGAGATGTGACAGCCGGATTGTCCTTGGTAGCTGCATATTCCACAGCTTTTTCAATGTCATTATCAGAAAAACGGTCATTACCCTTATCATCTTTTTCCAAAAGTTTTCCCAAAAAAGCAAGCTGCTCAGTATTTCCGGCAGCAAGATCTATAAACCGCTTCAAAATATCAGTTCCATTGTTCCTGACATACTCTGCATATGATGCCCTGAATCTCTCCTCAAGTTCAAGAGGGTATAAGAGCCTTCCTATGGCTATGTCCTGGCAGATAGTTCCTCCGTCGATCATAGCCTTGGCAAAAAGACTGTCATACTGGCGAAAGTCTATTTTCCTCCTATCCACGCATTCTCTGTAGGCATAACCTGCTCCTGCAATAGAAAACTGGATAGTTCTCGCCATAGTATTCTCATTAAAATCATAAACATATCCGGGAAAAGACAACATAGCTTCGATACTGCTTCCCTCAGCTTTTCCCATGTCATGATCATTTCCGGCTGCAAACTTATCATGTATTACAAAGCGTATCGCCCTATCGCTGTCAGATAAAAAGTTTCTCATAACTTCAAACCAGCTGCGGTTAATTGTTATATCAACTTCCTCAAGACTATCGCACTGCCTGACAACTCCGTCATAATAATCATCTATGCTGTCATAAAGTGAGATTTTCTTAAGGTTTCTACTATTGTGAAAAACATAGCTTCTAAGTATCCTTACAGTTTCAGGAATCTGAACTGACTTAAGATCATCGCGGGATGAAAAAGCATGACTTCCTATAGACTCCACTTTCACTCCGTCAATTTCATCAGGGATAACGAGATCTGTTACACTTCCTTCGTAGCCTGTTATTTCTATATATTCATGATTGTCTTTTTTATCTTTAACTAATTCATATAAAAACATAGATATTTCCAGTCATAGATATCTTCACGCAAAAGCCGCCTGCAGATGTAAGCTAATTGCATCTGCGCCATTATATGTGGTTTATACGGTTTGCGAGCTTGCCAAGTATATTATAGTGTACCTTCATAGCTCCCTTAGGACAAAACTCCTGACAGCAGAAGCATTTGATGCACTTGCTCCTGTCAATCTGCGGAATTTTGTTCTTGCCGGAATCTACCATGGTAATTGCCTTGGCGGGGCAGGTTTCATAGCACTTTTTGCAGCCAATGCACTCAGAAGCCCTGACCATTGGCTTGGTATTATACACAAGTTTGATACCAACAGATGCAATTGCGCCCTTAATTCCTTTGCCTTCAAAGGTTATGCTCTGATGTATCGTAGCTCGCTTAAAATCACTTACCTTGACATCAGAAACTGCGCATCCTGTAATTTCTACTTCACTTACATTTTTAGGGCCAAGGCCTCTTTCTCCGGCAGCAACCAGAGTAGGCACATCGGAATATCCCATTCCTATGAGGTCTGCGCATACCATATCAAGGGCATAAGGCTTACGGGATGTAAGTACAGCCCCTATGTGTCTCTTTTCCCCGGCTGTAGGTCCGTTTCCTTCCATGCCATCTATCGCATCAACCACATATAATACCGGTTTAAAAAACTCATTTAAATCCACCATTACATTGGCAAATGCCTGCTCATTAGGAAATCTCATGTGGTATTCAGGCTTGGTAGCTCCGGGTATTGTGCCGAACATGTTCTTTACTGCACAGCTCATCCCCATCATCGCATGAGTCTTGAGCTTGGATACATTAATGATCGCATCCACCTTGTTGAGCCATCCGGTAAAGATAAAAGTCTTAAGAGATACCGCCTTAAGAAACTCTCCGGAACATATGGAGTAGTCATCGTTAAGCCTGACTTTTTCTCCGCTTGGATCAAGCTCTTTGACCATATCTTCAAGACCGCAGGTCCTATATACATTCTTGAGAAAAGGAGGAGTATAAAGACCTCCGGGGCTATCACCTATAACTACACTTGCACCAAGTTCAAGCAATCTCTCACACAGCCTTCTCAGGATCATCGGATGAGTTGTAGCCGATTTCTCAGGCGCCATGGCAGAAACAAGATTGGCCTTAATTCCAATTGTCATACCACTCTTCACAAAATAAAGCCCTCCAATATCATCAAGGGCTTTGTCCACTGCTGTCTTAATCTCTGCATAACCGTAAGAGCTGCACTTTTCAATAGCAACTCTTTCAAAATTACTGTTTCCCAACTATTTTTCCATATCCTTTTACTTTTTTAGTCCCTACAATACTATCACACATACCCTTCGGATTCATTATTTTTCACAGTCTTTACATCAAAATACTTATTATCGTCACATCCAGCTTTTCTGTGAGATCAATAATTGTGCCATTAGACAATTTAACTTTTGGTCTTGGAAGATTTATCCGATTATTTTCACTTATCACTCCCTGCTGACCGTCAGAAAGAAGGACAGTACAGCCAATAGGATATGGAGCCACATATTGCAGAAATGTACTGACAATATCCTTGTCAAACATTATCCCGGTATTAGCCATAAGATATTCCAAAGTATCAGCCGGGTTTAGGGCATTTTTGTAAGCTCTTTTGGTAGTAAGGGCATCATAGACATCCGCAACATGGATGATCCTTGCAAAAAGATGTATTTTTTCTCCTATAAGTCCTCTTGGATAACCGGATCCATCCCAGTTTTCGTGATGTGAATAAACTGCATTTTTAATTACCGCAGCTATATCATCGCCGCCTTTTTCTTTGGCCCGAAGGCGCTCTAACCCGTACTGAGGATGTTTTTTAACCTCTTCATATTCTTCCGGAGTCAGTCTCGCAGGCTTATTTATTATCTCAACAGGCACATCACATTTTCCTATGTCATGCAAAAGAGCTGCCTGAGAGAGCTTATTAAGTTCCTCATTTCTAAGTCCGAGCCCAATTCCTATTATGACCGAAAGGATATCTACATTTACGCTGTGAACATAGGTATAATTGTCATAGCTACTAAGAGTAACGCGTTCTATTATCAGTGAATCTGAGTTTTGGATTTCATTCACTATACTGTTTGCCAGAAACATACAAGCGTCAATGTCAAGTTTTTTGAGCTTGCCGATCACTTTAATTCTGGTTTCATCGGATACTATAGATTTCGCCTTTTCTACATCACCCTGATCAAAAATGTAGATGCCATCGTAGTCAAGACCTATTATCCTGTCTATATAAAATTGTGTAAGCTCCGTATTTGCCTTGAGAAGAACCAGTTCATTATTATCATAGAGGTTATTCGCAATGATCATTCCCGGAGTCAGATCTTTAACATTGATATATCTCATAGTTACCTCAATCAGCTTATATCAGAATCGTGTCCGAAAGGTTTCAGTTCTGATCAATTACTGCACAATCATGAGTTACTATTCCGTTTGCGATGAAATTCCTTGAAGTAGTTACAATTTCATACAGATTATCACTTCTGATTTCTTCTATACTTACAATCCTGTTATTTTCCTGATGGATATTAGAAGCTTCAATATTTTCAACAGGCAGCTTATTAACAGGTTTAAATATGTTGTAGAATCTTATCAGTTCCGGCGCGCCTCCTAGCAAAGCGCCTTCCCAGAATTCGCTTCTATAGGAATAGTCAAAGTCATACTGTTTCAATCCCTTTTCAAGTATCTCCAGGAAGTCCTTTTTCAGGCTCTTTAAACTCTTTTTTATAGGATTAACGGTTCCCGCCGAGTCATAAAGCCCGGCTACAAAGCCTCTTCTAAACTCTTCATTTTCTTTATTTACCACATATTTTTCTGACAATTTCAGTACATCTTTGTACGAAGCCTTTAGTTTCTTGGTTGCAAAAATCTCATTAGTATCAAGATTGGTAGCGCAGAAATCAGATAGGGATGTTTCAACCCCAAAGTACTTGTAATAGTTATATACACGTCTTGTCACTTCTATATCCGGGCTCACAAAATCCGCATATTCACCGCCTCTTAGCGGAACCAGACTCTTTCCGAATACTTCAACACCTATAAGATACCCTGCCATATACAGTTTGCTTTCCTTAATGTTTAACGGAATATTTCGATATATTCCCTGCATATAAGTGTTTTCCTGCAGGAAAAGAAAAGAATTAGAAGCCTCACTATCATCATATGTCAAAAGCCATCCTGACTGGGAAAGCCACTGATGGCACGGACTACTGATAAGAATTCTGCCATCACTAAGTGTTATCCTGACTGCAGAGCTCTTCCTTCTGTTTACTTCAAGGATTGTTCCCCTTGTAAACGTCAGATCTTCACCATCATAACTAACTGAATAGACAATATCGTCTTTGCACAGATCACGGACCTTTTTGATCGTATTGTCATACATGAGAACATCCATATTCCCATCAACGCAATCACATATTTTTTTCATTACGCGTTCCTTTCGTAAGAAAAGTACAGGCAATAGGTGCATATTTTATTATATCATGTTCAGGTTTCATCTCTTTATCGTTAATTGTTTTTTTATAAAAAATGCAGGTCACAACTACTGCGACCTGCATAAATCCCTGTACATCCTGTTTTTTTCAGTCCCGGTTTCCGGAATCCTTAGTCATTATTTTCATAGCATTACTTATTACT
The sequence above is a segment of the Butyrivibrio proteoclasticus B316 genome. Coding sequences within it:
- a CDS encoding leucine-rich repeat protein; this encodes MFLYELVKDKKDNHEYIEITGYEGSVTDLVIPDEIDGVKVESIGSHAFSSRDDLKSVQIPETVRILRSYVFHNSRNLKKISLYDSIDDYYDGVVRQCDSLEEVDITINRSWFEVMRNFLSDSDRAIRFVIHDKFAAGNDHDMGKAEGSSIEAMLSFPGYVYDFNENTMARTIQFSIAGAGYAYRECVDRRKIDFRQYDSLFAKAMIDGGTICQDIAIGRLLYPLELEERFRASYAEYVRNNGTDILKRFIDLAAGNTEQLAFLGKLLEKDDKGNDRFSDNDIEKAVEYAATKDNPAVTSLFMEKTRKASVGSEFSFKF
- a CDS encoding HD-GYP domain-containing protein, with translation MRYINVKDLTPGMIIANNLYDNNELVLLKANTELTQFYIDRIIGLDYDGIYIFDQGDVEKAKSIVSDETRIKVIGKLKKLDIDACMFLANSIVNEIQNSDSLIIERVTLSSYDNYTYVHSVNVDILSVIIGIGLGLRNEELNKLSQAALLHDIGKCDVPVEIINKPARLTPEEYEEVKKHPQYGLERLRAKEKGGDDIAAVIKNAVYSHHENWDGSGYPRGLIGEKIHLFARIIHVADVYDALTTKRAYKNALNPADTLEYLMANTGIMFDKDIVSTFLQYVAPYPIGCTVLLSDGQQGVISENNRINLPRPKVKLSNGTIIDLTEKLDVTIISILM
- a CDS encoding DUF362 domain-containing protein, producing the protein MGNSNFERVAIEKCSSYGYAEIKTAVDKALDDIGGLYFVKSGMTIGIKANLVSAMAPEKSATTHPMILRRLCERLLELGASVVIGDSPGGLYTPPFLKNVYRTCGLEDMVKELDPSGEKVRLNDDYSICSGEFLKAVSLKTFIFTGWLNKVDAIINVSKLKTHAMMGMSCAVKNMFGTIPGATKPEYHMRFPNEQAFANVMVDLNEFFKPVLYVVDAIDGMEGNGPTAGEKRHIGAVLTSRKPYALDMVCADLIGMGYSDVPTLVAAGERGLGPKNVSEVEITGCAVSDVKVSDFKRATIHQSITFEGKGIKGAIASVGIKLVYNTKPMVRASECIGCKKCYETCPAKAITMVDSGKNKIPQIDRSKCIKCFCCQEFCPKGAMKVHYNILGKLANRINHI
- a CDS encoding TIGR01212 family radical SAM protein (This family includes YhcC from E. coli K-12, an uncharacterized radical SAM protein.), producing MAIKLSTYLKNTYGEKVYRLSLSSGCGCPNRDGTVGTGGCTFCSEGGSGEFAAGAGNGFRRTSDLSDEDIITILDKQISEAKSKVMKKSDARKFIAYFQSFTNTYGDSEFLRKLYTAAISRDEVVILSIGTRPDCVGPDIVAMLKELNNIKPVWVELGLQTIHDDTARAFNRGYDLECFIDAYRRLKEAGLSVIVHLIMGLPGENREDMLESVRFLADLRPELDGIKIQNLQILKGTVMYQQYLEDKERGEGRFHIMSMEEYTDLVAEAIALLPETTVIHRMQGDGPRKLLVEPLWSLDKKRVLNMLTAKTGNVLGI